The sequence below is a genomic window from Lycium ferocissimum isolate CSIRO_LF1 chromosome 9, AGI_CSIRO_Lferr_CH_V1, whole genome shotgun sequence.
ttttttactatcaTTATTTACATGGATTACTGTCCCATCCCTCCGATTATCACTGCTTCAGCCTTCATGCTTTGCTTCAAAGATTTGGGAGATTAGGGGGATTTGGTAGGGGAGAAAGTAGATTGTCTGGCAGCCAAGGGAGAGACCGCGAAAAAGAGAgaataaaattaagttttaGGTTAAAGGTTAGTTAATCAAATAAATCGTGTCCCTTAAATTATAAATGAGACATGTATAAGACATTGAAAGCCTAACTGGGAATGAAGGGATTGGCCACCGGATAGAAGCCGGCTCCCTTCATAGTATATTACTCCTAATACGGAAAAGACATACAAAAAAGGATATTATTCTCCTCAGTTTAAGACCAAAGTTGCATCTTTAATTACTACTCTGCTAACTAAGGGTGTCAGTTGAATTTTAAAACCCGACTTAACTGATCGAACTAAACTGTATTGAACAATATTTTTACCTAtttttaggtttcttttaaaaaaatcaatgatttgtatataaatttataactgTACTGAATAATTAGATAGGTTTTCTATCTTAtaaaaattaaccaaaaaaatacGGAACCGTAACGAATAATatatatgtgtaaaatatatgttatatattaaattttaaaataataataataaaaattttgCTTTAGATTCGGGGTGATGGAAAAGACTATAAgctaacaacataattaacgtACAAAATCTTAAACTGAAACATATACTACTTATGGTGAAGCTAAATTAGTTCTAGAATCTTGAGTAGTAACTAGTAAGTTAATTATAAGGTAATCCAATGATCTTGGGTAGCAAGCTACAAGTTAGTAGATATTTTTCTTCTCGTATAATTTAAATTTCTCTTATTGGATGTATACTTATAATCTTAGTAGACTCAGTTTTTGAGTCTCATGCATCTTGATTGATTTCTTTCCGCAAGTGTGatctaaattatattttttgtttaacatTGTTTTACATTATCGTAAAATATAGTGGGATGAATCTCTATTCTTATtgtctttcatgttttcttgattcatcATCTTTTAAGCCAGTAAAAATGTCTAGAGAATTTTTGCCAAAGTCCTACACAAGTATACATAGCAGCGTGTTCTAACTTTTATTAGTgtcttttacattttttttttaattccgaAAATTAACCGAACCTTACCGATACTGAAGAGAAACCGAGATGATGAGACGGTTTTGAAAAGTCTACtttgattataaaaaataaataaccgAAAGAAtggtatggtataaattttataaaataacagTCCGAGTCATACCAACACCCCACTACTAACTTTCCAATTTAAAATATACACagatattattttgaaaaattgaacTTATCTATTACCCACCATTTTAAACTCTCCCATTACCTAATGACCTATTTAATTAATTGTCATCCCAATAAAGTAGACCCACCACTGTTTTATAGTAACAAAATTATATTGCTGAGGTTGACAGAAAAACATATcagtatactttgtatatttaATCAATCAAGTTTAGTCTTCAATATAACTTAATCAATGTAAATTTCTTCTTCTCTAGGCTTTCTTTATTGTGTCCCGTATCGTTTGGGGGCATCTCATCGGGTGTTggatatatcatatcatagttcACAAATTTAGTCCATATCCTCAGGACAAATTTAGTACGATAAATTAATTGTATGATTGCATCctgtcattttattttattattactgTACCTAGTACAGATCGAGACAACAAAACTTCCGGTCTTTTGTCAACATCATGGTCGTCATCATATTGCATCATCACTACTCTCTTTTTGTGGTCATCATATTGCATGTAGTATCATTTAAAAAGTCCGCATGCATGTGTCGTCAGACAACTCAACTATTGGTACTCAAAATATAATTTGCTCTTTTCATTCAGCCATTCTTACAGTACGTGTAGTTTTAGGCTCGTCTGTTTATAAAtagttagctagttaactacTTAGGCAAAGAAATAAGAAACCAAAGAGGGTCATTGGGAAAATGGCGATGGAATCAGGATTGGTATCAATAATTTCCAAGAAGACCATCAAACCTTTCTCTCCCACCCCATCTGAAATACTATTGCACAAGCTTTGCCTTCCTGGTCAAGCCTTCACTCTCAATTATATACCCTTGGTATTATTCTACCCCAAACATCAAGTAGATACCATTCCGAATGGACCTAAAAATTTATCTGAATTTCTAGAGATCTCTTTCTCAAAAACTTTAGCTTCTTACTATCCATGGGCAGGACGCCTAAAAAATAATGCCACTGTGGAATGTAATGATTCTGGGGCTGACTACTTTGAAGTTCAAGTTAGTTCTCCAATGGATGAAGTTCTTCATCACTCGGATTCAAGTATTAAGGATATAGCCACATTTCCTCAAGGTGTACCTTGGGCCCGTGACTGTTTGGTCCATCCTAGTTGGGCTTTAGCCACAGCCCAACTTAGCCATTTTGAGTGCGGAGGAATAGCAATCAGTGTTTGCTTGTCACACAAGGTGGGAGATGGATGTAGTGTCTACTGGTTCTTAAGGGACTGGGCCGCCTTAACACGCGATCCCAACCATATCCTATTATCTCCATACTTTGTCCAGGATTCTATAATACCTTCACCATCTGATTACGGTCCTCTTGTTTCCCCGGTGagtaaaataaaacaagaatgtGTAGAGAagacttttgatttttctgCCTCGAAGCTAAGTGCCCTCCAAGCCTTAGTTGAATCTGAGGCAATACAACATCCCACGAGGAACGAGGTTGTCAATGCACTTGTTTACAAATGTGCTGCTAACGCGGCTTCTTCAGCCAACCCTCATCAGCTGGTCCAGTATATGAATATCCGAGAAACTACTTCACCTCCACTACCACCAACCTCCATTGGGAATAGTCTAACCGTCTTCTCCACACCAATTCATAAAGGAGACCTCGAGTTGGACAAAAAATAGTTGCTGATATAAGAAAGTCCAAAAATAATAGTACTACGCGTAACAACGAACATAATGAGTGGGTTTCCGAGATACTAAATGCAAATAGTACGGGAAAAGGGACATTCCACCAAAGGGATTGTGATGTGTATATTTCAACTAGTCTATGTAAGTACCCTTTTCAAGAATTAGATTTTGGATGGGGGAAGCCTAGTAGAGCACGATTAGGAGGACATTCGATAAGCAAGTATTTTGCGTTGATGAATACTCATGATGGAGGAATACATGTGTCCGTTCACTTGACTGAAAAAGAAATGGCTGTCTTTGAGAATGACAAGCACCTTCTCCAATTTGCTACTCCTACTCCACAACGCTAATTGTAAAAACAACGTGCGAAGGAGCTAAGCTTATTTCATGTCTCTTTAATTTCCTAATTCAAATGTAGATGTTAGAAGCTGCATCAGTTTCATTTCTAGATATCAAGTGTCATTCTGTACTTGTgttgtttgtttcttttagaACAATGGAGTAATTTTTAGTTCTAGCTAGTATTGATGGTCTGTCTCCGGTGATTATGCTGTCTTCTATTCTCTTACCATTCTGCAAATGAATACTTGATTTTGGAACTTTTTTTCTGATTCTCCAAATAAAAGACAAATTAAAAGatagaaaaaatgaaaagtaattCAGTTTCGTTTCTTGTGTCTAAAACTTGTCAAAGCTAAGTTTTAAATAATGACCGTCACAATCAGCTACCTAGTGTAATTTGTACAATCTTGAGGCCTCCTTTGCCGCCTTGGGTAATTTATGACACGTGTTGATCGTAGACAATTTTTATGAATACGGGTGAAGTCATAACTCATATCACACGTGTCATAAATTACCCAAGACGGCAAAGGAGGCCTCAAGATTAATGTCATGTAGTAGGACTTCACTTCTTCACCCGTGTTCATAAAAATTTTATACGATCAATCGAATGACAAAAAATTAGGTTTTGTATACGTGAAATTTATATGATTGTTGATCTTATCAACTCAGGTAGTGGTAAAAGGATTAGAGAAGTATTTTAAGTCATGAGTTTTGAATCATAGCTGTGGCATGCCGCATCATACTTTGAATCTTGTCTATAATCCTGCCTTCACCCAATTGGGTTCATCCATTTATCAAAATTGGCATTGTCGAAGAAGAAATTGAActcaattatataaatatatattagctTTCTAGTAATATTAGGTTTCAAAAGGAAACGCGTTTAAATCGGCTACAAGAATTGAAACATTTTCATTATataattgacttattttcccCGTTATATTCAACTGGTtctccaaataaaataataatccaaGCAATTGGTGATTCATTATGTCGATTAGACTAAAAAGACTAATTATTGGAGATAGAGTCATAATTAGTAATCCAACATAATTGATTCATTTTTCTAGATAACTTCTAATATCAATTATCTTGAATGATCTAATTTACTACTTGGAGAAACTCCACAAGTCACTTTCTCCCCAGCTTACCAGGAAATTATCTCCTCACAATGTTCATCCATGGCTCAAAAGGACTTATACATCAATTTCAAAAGATAGAAGTTAAGTTACTACTTCTGTTCGAGTtgtactaaaaataaaaagtatgatTACCTGCACCTGGTTCTATTAGCAAGGATGGATCAAATGGCACAGGCCCAATTCACAAAGGCCCACTAAGAGCAGAACCCGGATGAAGTGTTTTATTATGTAGCCAAAATTGTGTAAATAACCTTAGTAATTTAATTCTTTTGTGATTGGATGTATAAATAGGAGGTGAACATTTTTGTACAACAATTGAATCATTATTTCCAATACACAAGATATTTCTATTTCGTTTCTCTATGTCATAAACCGATTTTTGATAACTAGGGTTTCACCTATGGaaaattcccaaattctcatgagTTTCTCCATAgcttaacatggtatcagagcaatatCCTGGAAATTCATCCCTTTTTCATCCAAATTAGTCGGTGATTTCTAAATTGGTGCAATTTAGGGTTtcaatttgttttgtttttcgaTCTTCGTTGGTTTTTTGTGATTCTTCGCGATTCTCGAGGTGTTCTTCGTGATTTTGAGGAGTTCTTCATGATTGAGGTGATCTTCGCGATTTTGAGGTGTTCTTCACGATTTTTGAGGTGTTCTTCGCGTTTTCATCGGTGAAAATAAGGGTTTCGTCTTCAATTT
It includes:
- the LOC132031592 gene encoding acyltransferase Pun1-like gives rise to the protein MAMESGLVSIISKKTIKPFSPTPSEILLHKLCLPGQAFTLNYIPLVLFYPKHQVDTIPNGPKNLSEFLEISFSKTLASYYPWAGRLKNNATVECNDSGADYFEVQVSSPMDEVLHHSDSSIKDIATFPQGVPWARDCLVHPSWALATAQLSHFECGGIAISVCLSHKVGDGCSVYWFLRDWAALTRDPNHILLSPYFVQDSIIPSPSDYGPLVSPVSKIKQECVEKTFDFSASKLSALQALVESEAIQHPTRNEVVNALVYKCAANAASSANPHQLVQYMNIRETTSPPLPPTSIGNSLTVFSTPIHKGDLELDKK